One genomic region from Microcystis panniformis FACHB-1757 encodes:
- a CDS encoding RNA-guided endonuclease InsQ/TnpB family protein: MYKAYKFTIKPNTEQEIALAKGFGCCRWFWNYSLNLCQETYKTTGKGLTRNYIQGLLPSLKKEYEWLTDAYSQCLQVVALNLSQAYQNFFEKRARLPRFKSKHGRQSISYPANVKFEGDYLKLPGKVGLVYCVRHREFAGTIKTVTISKTPDGKYYASILVDDELELPETSKDGKGIGIDLGLTHFAITSNGSKYENPRHLAKHQRNLKRKQQKLSRKKKGSNNRQKARRKVAKVHSKISRCREDFLHKLSRKIVNENQVIAVENLNVKGMVRNHNLAKAISDCGWGMFCTMLKYKAEWEGKTYIEVDRFFPSSKTCNVCLNQVASLPLDVRTWTCEHCKTTHERDINAAINIKNEALRILSLGTSDTAYRGDVRPKVGRKSVLRQSPVK; this comes from the coding sequence ATGTACAAAGCATATAAATTCACAATAAAACCCAATACCGAGCAAGAAATAGCCTTAGCTAAAGGCTTCGGCTGTTGTCGCTGGTTTTGGAACTATTCCTTGAATTTATGCCAAGAAACCTATAAAACCACAGGAAAAGGGCTAACACGAAACTATATTCAGGGACTATTGCCTAGTCTCAAAAAAGAATATGAGTGGTTGACAGATGCTTATTCTCAGTGCTTACAGGTTGTTGCTTTGAACTTATCGCAAGCTTATCAAAATTTCTTTGAAAAACGGGCTAGATTACCAAGATTCAAGTCCAAACATGGTAGGCAATCAATTAGCTATCCAGCTAATGTCAAGTTTGAAGGTGACTACCTCAAATTACCGGGTAAAGTTGGATTAGTTTATTGTGTGCGTCATCGGGAATTTGCAGGAACAATTAAAACCGTTACTATCTCAAAAACTCCAGACGGTAAATACTACGCTTCTATTTTAGTTGATGACGAATTGGAGTTGCCTGAGACATCAAAGGATGGCAAAGGCATAGGAATTGATTTAGGACTTACTCATTTTGCCATTACCAGCAATGGTAGTAAGTATGAGAATCCTAGACATTTAGCTAAACATCAACGTAATTTAAAGCGTAAACAACAAAAGTTATCCCGTAAAAAGAAGGGAAGTAACAACCGTCAAAAAGCTAGACGTAAAGTAGCTAAAGTTCACTCTAAAATCTCAAGATGTCGTGAGGATTTTCTCCACAAGCTATCCCGTAAGATAGTTAACGAAAACCAAGTTATTGCGGTAGAAAATCTCAATGTTAAAGGCATGGTACGCAATCATAATTTAGCTAAGGCTATTAGTGATTGTGGTTGGGGAATGTTTTGTACAATGCTTAAATACAAGGCAGAATGGGAAGGAAAAACTTATATCGAAGTTGATAGGTTTTTCCCTAGTTCTAAAACTTGTAATGTCTGTCTAAATCAAGTAGCGAGTTTACCACTTGATGTTAGAACATGGACTTGTGAGCATTGCAAAACAACCCATGAGCGTGATATAAATGCGGCGATAAACATCAAAAATGAAGCCTTACGGATATTGTCGTTAGGAACTAGCGATACTGCCTATAGAGGGGATGTAAGACCAAAAGTTGGGCGTAAGTCCGTCTTGAGGCAATCCCCCGTGAAATAG
- the thrC gene encoding threonine synthase, with amino-acid sequence MTIISRSIPQSPTKSSSIGGWRGLIEEYRQFLPVSSKTPVITLLEGNTPLIPAPYLSAQIGRDVKVFVKYDGLNPTGSFKDRGMTMAISKAKEEGAKAVICASTGNTSAAAAAYARRAGMRAFVIIPDGYVALGKLAQALLYGAEVIAINGNFDDALKIVRQLSENYPVTLVNSVNPYRLEGQKTAAFEIVDVLGNAPDWLCIPVGNAGNISAYWMGFCQYHQIGKCDRLPKMMGFQAAGAAPFISKQPVDHPETLATAIRIGNPANWEKAWAASHASQGQFHAVSDEEILAAYRILGGQEGVFCEPASAASVAGLLKVHQQVPDRATVVCVLTGNGLKDPDSAVKHSNNQLKSGIAPELTQVAQIMGF; translated from the coding sequence ATGACAATTATTTCTCGATCGATCCCCCAATCACCCACTAAATCCTCGTCTATCGGCGGCTGGCGCGGTTTGATCGAAGAATATCGCCAATTTCTGCCCGTAAGCAGTAAAACCCCTGTAATTACCCTCCTAGAAGGCAATACACCCCTGATCCCCGCCCCTTATCTCTCAGCACAAATCGGGCGCGATGTCAAGGTTTTTGTCAAATATGATGGTTTAAATCCCACCGGCAGCTTTAAAGACCGGGGCATGACCATGGCCATCTCGAAAGCTAAAGAAGAAGGGGCAAAAGCGGTGATTTGTGCCAGTACCGGCAACACCTCGGCGGCGGCGGCAGCCTATGCAAGAAGGGCGGGGATGCGGGCCTTTGTGATTATCCCCGACGGTTATGTGGCCTTAGGAAAATTAGCCCAAGCTTTATTGTACGGAGCGGAAGTCATCGCTATTAATGGCAACTTCGATGATGCCCTCAAGATTGTCCGCCAACTATCAGAAAATTATCCCGTAACTTTAGTCAATTCCGTCAATCCCTACCGTTTAGAGGGTCAAAAAACTGCTGCTTTCGAGATTGTCGATGTCTTGGGTAATGCTCCCGACTGGTTATGTATTCCCGTGGGTAATGCGGGCAATATTAGCGCCTATTGGATGGGATTCTGTCAGTATCACCAGATAGGCAAATGTGACCGACTGCCGAAGATGATGGGTTTTCAAGCTGCCGGGGCTGCCCCTTTTATCTCCAAACAACCGGTTGACCATCCCGAAACCCTAGCCACGGCTATCCGTATCGGCAACCCCGCTAACTGGGAAAAAGCCTGGGCTGCTAGTCACGCTAGTCAAGGGCAATTTCACGCGGTCAGCGATGAGGAAATATTGGCAGCCTATCGGATTTTAGGGGGCCAAGAGGGGGTTTTCTGTGAACCAGCCAGCGCCGCTTCTGTGGCAGGATTATTAAAAGTGCATCAACAGGTTCCCGATCGGGCCACCGTAGTGTGTGTTTTAACGGGAAATGGCCTAAAAGACCCAGATTCGGCGGTAAAACACAGCAATAATCAACTAAAATCTGGGATTGCGCCCGAATTAACCCAAGTGGCTCAAATTATGGGCTTCTAA
- the hisB gene encoding imidazoleglycerol-phosphate dehydratase HisB, which translates to MISTSQIPDSFVSPCRRASVSRTTKETDVQVTIDLDGSGNCRAQTGIPFLDHMLQQIASHAAIDLDVRATGDLEIDDHHTNEDVGITLGQALLQALGDKKGIVRFGHFVAPLDEALVQVALDFSGRPHLSYGLEIPTQRVGTYDTQLVREFFVALVNHSQMTLHIRQLDGINSHHIIEATFKAFARAMSMAIAIDPRRAGIIPSSKGVL; encoded by the coding sequence ATGATTTCCACTTCCCAGATCCCCGATTCTTTTGTCTCACCTTGCCGTCGCGCCTCCGTTAGTCGTACTACCAAAGAAACCGATGTACAGGTGACGATCGATCTTGATGGTAGCGGCAATTGTCGCGCCCAGACAGGAATTCCCTTTCTCGATCATATGTTGCAGCAAATCGCCTCCCACGCTGCGATCGATCTCGATGTGCGTGCCACTGGAGATCTAGAAATTGATGACCATCACACCAATGAAGACGTGGGAATCACCCTCGGACAAGCTTTACTGCAAGCTTTGGGGGACAAAAAAGGGATCGTCCGTTTCGGGCATTTTGTCGCCCCTCTCGATGAAGCTTTAGTGCAGGTTGCCCTCGATTTTTCCGGTCGTCCCCACCTCAGTTATGGTCTAGAAATTCCCACCCAAAGAGTGGGAACCTACGATACTCAGCTAGTGCGGGAATTTTTTGTTGCTTTGGTCAATCACAGTCAAATGACCCTACATATTCGTCAATTAGACGGGATTAATTCCCATCATATTATTGAGGCTACTTTTAAAGCTTTTGCCCGGGCGATGAGTATGGCCATAGCGATCGATCCCCGTCGCGCCGGTATAATTCCCAGTTCTAAGGGAGTTTTATAG
- a CDS encoding energy transducer TonB, with translation MTSSYFGLETEENKLINSNNLSFAASLGIHGLILAIILPNFLNNPAQEPKKDLRNVNLIELNPLEQSRLPSLDSSLSSLPELPNPNSSSSSLPPLPPMDGIHNSTLPPLPSVSSLPPLPSLPALPPLSSLPSVNIYSPPVASIPSLGRLPIPRNFPTSTPSLPSPPAVPTLPDNNNLPRETNNQQVRPYFDPYQDNLTLDRLRNSPLSASQQAQEQLNNSLARTPEPNGQSPLDEQRRQQLMWEMRERLRSLEADKSNTSNEDAMRNQVDWLARVQKTNPNALNELNQPNQGSRGITTVNLTGNYPATACSRQLAGTAVYGVTVDAQGRLSSEPQLIKSAGFPIFNQQAAGEVRSTRFNNPSGESRIYQVRVSFAPNPEVCRGAIANPPKPEGSNLNTRNSPPVTPAIETPLRPNQPPQPAVSPQPDNVKPPETTGPNPVQNQQEPPKEAIIEQKAPETPPQTPALNQPEGSPASPPTSQNPQPLGEEALPPGPPAEAKTEPES, from the coding sequence ATGACATCCTCCTATTTTGGTCTAGAAACCGAAGAAAATAAACTAATTAACTCTAATAATCTCTCGTTCGCCGCTTCTCTTGGTATTCACGGCCTAATTTTAGCGATTATCTTACCTAATTTCCTCAATAATCCAGCGCAGGAGCCAAAAAAGGATTTACGCAACGTCAATCTGATTGAATTGAACCCTCTAGAGCAGTCACGTCTTCCCAGTCTCGACTCCTCCCTGTCCAGCTTACCGGAACTGCCTAACCCCAATTCGTCCTCTTCCTCTTTGCCTCCTCTCCCCCCCATGGATGGCATCCATAACAGCACCTTACCTCCTTTACCCTCGGTTTCTTCCCTTCCTCCCTTACCTTCCTTACCCGCTTTACCTCCCCTCTCCTCTTTACCCTCCGTCAATATCTATTCTCCTCCCGTGGCATCTATCCCCTCCCTGGGTAGATTACCGATTCCTCGCAATTTTCCCACTTCTACCCCCAGTTTACCCAGTCCTCCTGCTGTTCCCACCCTGCCGGACAATAATAATCTGCCTAGGGAGACTAATAACCAGCAGGTGCGGCCTTACTTCGATCCCTACCAAGATAATCTAACTTTAGATAGATTGCGAAATTCGCCCCTTAGTGCATCGCAACAGGCGCAGGAACAATTAAACAATTCCCTAGCCCGCACACCGGAGCCGAATGGTCAATCGCCCCTAGATGAACAGCGTCGTCAACAATTAATGTGGGAAATGCGGGAACGTTTGCGCTCCCTGGAGGCGGATAAAAGCAATACCAGTAACGAGGATGCTATGAGAAATCAGGTGGATTGGCTGGCCAGAGTCCAAAAAACTAATCCTAACGCCTTAAATGAACTAAATCAGCCCAATCAGGGCAGCAGAGGCATAACTACCGTCAATTTGACCGGTAATTATCCCGCTACGGCTTGTTCCCGTCAATTGGCGGGGACGGCGGTTTATGGGGTAACGGTGGATGCCCAAGGCCGCCTCAGCAGTGAACCCCAGTTAATTAAAAGTGCTGGCTTCCCGATTTTCAATCAACAGGCGGCTGGGGAAGTGAGATCAACTCGTTTTAATAATCCCAGTGGTGAGTCGAGAATCTATCAGGTGCGAGTCAGTTTTGCCCCTAACCCGGAAGTGTGCCGAGGTGCGATCGCTAATCCCCCAAAACCGGAGGGTAGTAACCTCAATACCCGTAACTCCCCCCCCGTAACGCCGGCAATTGAAACCCCGCTTCGTCCTAATCAACCGCCACAACCCGCCGTTAGTCCCCAACCGGATAACGTCAAGCCGCCCGAAACCACAGGACCAAATCCAGTCCAAAACCAGCAAGAACCGCCCAAAGAAGCGATAATCGAGCAAAAAGCCCCAGAAACTCCTCCCCAAACCCCCGCTCTCAATCAGCCGGAGGGTTCCCCCGCTAGTCCCCCCACTAGCCAAAATCCTCAACCCCTGGGCGAGGAAGCTTTGCCCCCCGGTCCGCCGGCGGAAGCTAAAACTGAACCAGAAAGTTAG